The following are encoded in a window of Panicum virgatum strain AP13 chromosome 5N, P.virgatum_v5, whole genome shotgun sequence genomic DNA:
- the LOC120675932 gene encoding mitogen-activated protein kinase kinase kinase 7-like — protein sequence MEQLRQLGEAVGSINALMAFELELLVNPRQCRLLADACAGALAAVTGEVRASLRFEERGAKWRAVEAPLRELHRAFRDAEGYVRQCLDPSGGSGGGWWARAAAVAHGTECVEQHLHAILWCLAVAIEAVEAAAEIAGSDADEIARRRTLLAKKYDRDMVEPSLFQSAYGKLYLVSQELVARMDMAWKEDRWMLSQLLGEMKSPAAPKPLTKSEQRLADVLTAPRGKLHPASILLGGDYSVRRRLGGRLKEAQWMGETFAVKHFIGDAEAEVALLSSVAHPNVAHAAHCFRDQDRKEYFVVMDQLMAKDLGSYVKEMSCPRRRIPFPLVVAVDIMLQISRGMEYLHAKKIYHGELNPSNVLVKPRQPEGYVHVKVAGFERSGTVTTGAKAASNGSANANANSGGDNTCIWQAPEVLENEGGDPAARRTEKADVYSFAMICFELLTGKVPFEDNHLQGDKTSKNIRAGERPLFPFQAPKYLVALTKRCWHADPAQRPAFASVCRVLRYVKRFLVMNPDQQQGQADAPPAAPAADYLDIEAQLLRRIPAWQRGEGTAARVADVPFQMFAYRAVEREKIAAGAHAGRDRASDSGSEGNSLCGEDNGVGVTTPDDASTVSGGTVRSRPGSSDGKRTPARKADGKAPPRQTGSQQKVKPATAVKPPPAERKTLGAKPDVPARRPTSSGHASD from the exons ATGGAGCAGCTCCGGCAGCTCGGCGAGGCGGTGGGGAGCATCAACGCGCTCATGGCGTTCGAGTTGGAGCTCCTCGTCAACCCGCGCCAGTGCCGCCTCCTGGCCGACGCGTGCGcgggcgcgctcgccgccgtcacGGGCGAGGTGCGCGCGAGCCTCCGCTTCGAGGAGCGCGGCGCCAAGTGGCGCGCCGTCGAGGCCCCGCTCCGCGAGCTCCACCGCGCGTTCCGCGACGCCGAGGGCTACGTCCGCCAGTGCCTGGAcccgagcggcggcagcggcggcggctggtgggcgcgcgccgcggcggtggcgcacggcacCGAGTGCGTGGAGCAGCACCTCCACGCCATCCTCTGGTGCCTCGCCGTCGCGATCGAGGCTGTCGAGGCCGCCGCGGAGATCGCCGGCTCCGACGCCGACGAGATCGCGCGGAGGCGGACGCTGCTCGCCAAGAAGTACGACAGGGACATGGTGGAGCCCAGTCTGTTCCAGAGCGCGTACGGCAAGCTATACCTGGTGTCCCAGGAGCTCGTTGCGCGGATGGACATGGCGTGGAAGGAGGACAGGTGGATGCTGTCGCAGCTGCTCGGCGAGATGAAGTCCCCGGCGGCGCCGAAGCCTCTGACCAAGAGCGAGCAGCGGCTCGCCGACGTCCTGACTGCGCCGCGGGGGAAGCTGCACCCGGCGTCCATCCTGCTCGGCGGCGACTACAGCGTGCGGAGGCGCCTCGGCGGCCGCCTCAAGGAGGCGCAGTGGATGGGGGAGACCTTCGCGGTGAAGCATTTCATCGGGGATGCCGAGGCCGAGGTCGCGCTGCTCTCGTCGGTGGCGCACCCGAACGTGGCGCACGCCGCGCACTGCTTCCGCGACCAGGACAGGAAGGAGTACTTCGTGGTCATGGACCAGCTCATGGCCAAGGACCTCGGGAGCTACGTCAAGGAGATGAgctgcccgcggcggcggatcccgttccccctcgtcgtcgccgtcgacaTCATGCTGCAGATTTCGCGCGGGATGGAGTACCTGCACGCCAAGAAGATCTACCACGGCGAGCTGAACCCATCCAACGTGCTCGTGAAGCCGCGGCAGCCCGAGGGGTACGTGCACGTCAAGGTCGCCGGGTTTGAGCGCTCGGGCACCGTCACAACCGGCGCGAAGGCAGCCTCCAACGGCAGCGCCAATGCCAACGCAAACAGCGGCGGCGACAACACCTGCATCTGGCAGGCGCCGGAGGTGCTCGAGAACGAGGGCGGCGATCCCGCCGCCAGACGCACCGAGAAGGCGGACGTGTACAGCTTCGCCATGATCTGCTTCGAGCTGCTGACGGGCAAGGTCCCGTTCGAGGACAACCACCTGCAGGGCGACAAGACGAGCAAGAACatccgcgccggcgagcggccgcTGTTCCCGTTCCAGGCGCCCAAGTACCTGGTCGCCCTGACGAAGCGGTGCTGGCACGCCGACCCGGCGCAGCGCCCGGCGTTCGCCTCCGTCTGCCGCGTCCTCCGCTACGTGAAGCGGTTCCTGGTCATGAACCCGGACCAGCAGCAGGGGCAGGCcgacgcgccgccggcggcgccggccgccgactACCTCGACATCGAGGCGCAGCTGCTGAGGCGGATCCCGGCGTGGCAGCGTGGCGAGGGCACGGCCGCGCGCGTCGCGGACGTGCCGTTCCAGATGTTCGCGTACAGGGcggtggagagggagaagatcgccgccggcgcgcatgCCGGCAGGGACAGGGCCTCGGACTCCGGCAGCGAGGGGAACTCGCTGTGCGGCGAGGATAACGGGGTCGGAGTAACCACGCCGGACGACGCGTCCACGGTCTCCGGCGGCACCGTGCGGTCGCGCCCGGGCAGCAGCGACGGCAAGAGGACGCCGGCCAGGAAGGCGGACGGCAAGGCGCCGCCCAGACAAACAG GATCTCAGCAGAAGGTGAAGCCGGCGACCGCGGTGAAACCTCCACCGGCGGAAAGGAAAACGCTCGGCGCGAAGCCTGATgttccggcgcggcggccgacgTCGTCCGGGCACGCCTCCGACTAG